In Syngnathus typhle isolate RoL2023-S1 ecotype Sweden linkage group LG14, RoL_Styp_1.0, whole genome shotgun sequence, one genomic interval encodes:
- the dnai3 gene encoding dynein axonemal intermediate chain 3 — translation MTTKTSTTSGTEEGPETPGQPEDIVPMVLTSATQQQFACVADEDVTGENPYKLLQKDDILEDMRTKAAVSDFSPVKQMILDYPESELLLVYDRDFTYGQMFYLALTPEAKERILNPPEAEPEEEIEIEIEIKTPEAKEWLSLGSEKEMDEESVKETREKLIYKFSRVRREFGLPLSLSDRNAADVKDGNVECLSYQDGRFNIKLFQRDCAVQAIPILQSSSAQTLWKLMRNNWTQYTPAVLRKEEQEKSPPLSLRDFCHAVTNRLLHALQQQEIINVFKDDWMALGTDTDDMDWSGKVSDALMLNQVFSDPNYCPGKEIIAMHWHPTIPSVMAVAMREKKKKQQLIKSTGPLIVFYSFSDPTHAKILLECPDNILAFEFCPSDPNIIVGGCVNGQVVLWEISAHVARLHPVQHGLHKHHHSVKTDTLGFEDKKDKKAPLVRYSAMSGVENGHKAPITDVHWLPRSFEVSAQGVPLENKSNLSVQFITCAPDSTLMFWDIRMPKQVRQTIAEKKQNDSESPTANCSDNNAFKHLERMWKPFMTVPLGNMERNGDYVPIKFNLYPFTNRPNTTNTLVAESGGDGSALGTPDYSQLQVPSAKGLTPLEDINTKIYIGTQDGEIVYTDWKMERNDLDQLLSPKPLQLLKIHPCLVNTIERSPFFKDIVLTGTSLFGSCNIAIWKEGVLDGPLFLFPSSEGLCTSACWSMTRPAIFFLGKGDGKIEVWNILEKAGEVVHVQEHMTSGKITSIKPWSISSKQHFLTLADDLGIVRVFQIPPVFHMPYRNERANVGKCIHQQQERLNDLIKRREVWQSQKPPSPSPPEEEKKVEPEKVGTPTTEEQDLMKEYNDFLVLEENILKSMGLTS, via the exons atgacaacaAAGACAAGCACAACCAGCGGTACAGAAGAAGGTCCAGAGACTCCAG GTCAGCCAGAGGACATCGTCCCTATGGTCCTGACATCTGCTACTCAGCAGCAGTTTGCTTGCGTCGCCGATGAGGACGTCACAGGGGAGAACCCCTACAAGCTCCTGCAGAAAGATGACATCTTAGAGGACATGAGGACAAAGGCCGCAGTGTCGGATTTCAGCCCTGTGAAGCAGATGATCCTG GATTATCCAGAGAGTGAGCTGTTGCTGGTTTATGACCGAGACTTCACCTATGGCCAAATGTTCTATCTGGCTCTGACACCAGAAGCAAAGGAACGCATCCTCAAT CCCCCTGAAGCTGAGCCTGAAGAAGAGATAGAGATTGAGATTGAAATCAAAACTCCAGAAGCAAAGGAATGGCTATCACTTGGcagtgaaaaagaaatggaTGAAGAATCTGTCAAAGAGACAAGAGAAAAG TTAATTTACAAGTTCTCCCGAGTTCGGAGGGAGTTTGGCTTGCCGCTCTCGCTTTCGGACCGCAACGCTGCGGATGTCAAAGATGGCAACGTGGAGTGTTTGTCCTACCAAGACGGGCGATTCAACATCAAGCTGTTCCAGAGGGATTGCGCCGTGCAGGCTATCCCCATCCTCCAGAGCAGCAGCGCCCAGACACTGTG GAAGTTGATGCGAAATAACTGGACACAGTACACGCCAGCAGTATTGAGGAAAGAGGAGCAGGAGAAGAGCCCTCCACTAAGCTTAAGGGATTTTTGTCATGCAGTGACAAACAG GCTTCTGCATGCCCTGCAACAACAGGAAATTATAAATGTGTTCAAAGACGACTGGATGGCTCTGGGGACGGATACGGACGACATGGACTGGTCCGGGAAGGTGTCCGATGCGTTGATGCTGAACCAGGTCTTTTCCGACCCAAACTACTGTCCTGGCAAGGAGATTATCGCCATGCACTGGCATCCCACCATTCCAA GTGTGATGGCCGTGGCAATgagagaaaagaagaagaaacaacAGCTGATCAAGTCGACCGGGCCGCTGATCGTTTTTTACAGCTTCTCTGACCCCACTCATGCCAAG ATATTGCTGGAGTGCCCAGACAACATTCTTGCCTTTGAATTCTGCCCCTCCGATCCAAATATTATTGTTGGCGGCTGCGTGAACGGCCAG GTGGTGTTGTGGGAAATATCTGCTCACGTTGCACGTTTGCACCCAGTCCAACACGGTCTTCATAAGCATCATCATTCTGTCAAAACGGATACGCTG GGTTTTGAGGACAAGAAAGACAAGAAAGCTCCACTCGTGCGTTACAGTGCAATGTCAGGGGTGGAGAACGGCCACAAAGCACCAATTACAGATGTCCATTGGCTGCCTCGGTCCTTTGAG GTCAGCGCTCAGGGCGTTCCGCTGGAGAACAAATCCAATCTTTCTGTTCAATTCATCACCTGCGCCCCTGACAG CACTTTAATGTTCTGGGACATCCGAATGCCAAAACAAGTGCGCCAGACCATAGCGGAAAAGAAACAGAATGATTCCGAGTCTCCGACGGCCAATTGCAGTGACAACAACGCCTTCAAACACTTGGAGCGGATGTGGAAACCTTTCATGACG GTTCCCTTGGGAAACATGGAGAGGAACGGTGATTATGTCCCAATCAAATTCAACCTTTACCCCTTCACCAATAGGCCGAATACTACCAACACCTTAGTGGCAG AAAGCGGTGGCGACGGCTCAGCGCTAGGAACGCCCGACTACAGTCAGCTCCAAGTCCCCTCAGCCAAAGGACTAACACCTCTGGAAGACATCAATACCAAGATTTATATTGGAACACAG GACGGGGAGATTGTTTACACCGActggaaaatggaaagaaaCGATCTGGATCAGCTCCTGA GTCCCAAGCCGCTTCAGCTGCTCAAAATCCACCCCTGCTTGGTCAATACCATCGAGCGCTCGCCCTTTTTTAAAGACATTGTGTTGACTGGAACGTCGCTGTTTGGAAGCTGCAATATTGCCATTTGGAAAGAAGGAGTGTTG GACGGCCCCCTTTTCCTGTTCCCGAGCTCGGAGGGGCTGTGTACGTCGGCGTGCTGGTCTATgacccgcccggccattttctTCCTTGGAAAAGGGGACGGAAAAATCGAGGTGTGGAACATTCTTGAAAAGGCGGGAGAAGTGGTGCACGTGCAAGAACACATGACCAGTGGCAAGATCACCTCCATCAAACCTTGGAGCATCTCCT CCAAGCAGCACTTCCTGACTTTGGCTGACGATCTTGGAATAGTGCGTGTCTTTCAAATCCCACCCGTCTTCCACATGCCTTACCGAAACGAG AGAGCCAATGTGGGGAAATGCATTCATCAGCAGCAAGAGAGACTTAATGACCTCATCAAGAGGAGAGAAGTGTGGCAAAGCCAGAAGCCGCCATCGCCATCGCCACCAGAGGAAGAGAAGAAAGTG GAGCCTGAGAAAGTAGGGACCCCCACCACAGAAGAGCAGGATCTTATGAAGGAGTACAACGATTTCCTAGTGCTTGAGGAAAACATCCTTAAAAGCATGGGACTGACAtcgtaa